A section of the Paenibacillus odorifer genome encodes:
- a CDS encoding PLP-dependent aminotransferase family protein, with amino-acid sequence MIYEFSARAHTLLSSSLLSIRTQTRRSSMISLAEELPAEELFPLSLLAEAASTVISADAGALQYGDPAGYGPLREWLAGDWLKEKGVNVVEGGVLLTTGSQQAIDLLSRVYIDPGDRVLVENPTSPGFLQTLRMQGAVIIPVQGDLDGLDPEHLRSQIELHKPKMLFATPSFTNPSGILWSLERRRAVLDLCIAYNILIVEDDSYGDLHFQKQGEHKAKRYPSLYALENISDGGHVLYIGSFSKTVAPALRTGWAAGSRVLIRMMSAAKQMADWQSSALNQRLLHHLLDVSAFDLREHIAQLNREYNTRLKLMVELLKRPAWKGSSYDLPSGGMFLWVSPPEGMDVMALLKCALGKGVAFLPGPLCSVDGVSNHLRLNFSHPGRDELLLGMNLMSEAVKEFTARS; translated from the coding sequence ATGATTTACGAATTTTCTGCTCGCGCACACACATTGTTGTCGTCATCGCTTCTTAGTATCCGCACCCAAACACGGAGAAGCTCCATGATATCGCTAGCTGAAGAATTACCAGCGGAAGAACTATTCCCATTGTCACTGCTTGCTGAAGCAGCATCTACGGTGATTTCAGCAGATGCGGGAGCACTGCAATATGGTGATCCTGCCGGGTACGGACCCCTTCGGGAGTGGCTTGCTGGGGATTGGCTTAAAGAAAAAGGGGTAAATGTTGTTGAGGGTGGAGTTCTGCTAACAACGGGTAGCCAGCAAGCCATTGATTTGTTGTCGCGGGTATATATTGATCCAGGAGATCGTGTATTAGTAGAAAATCCGACCTCTCCAGGATTTTTGCAGACTCTTCGGATGCAGGGGGCCGTTATTATTCCCGTACAGGGTGATTTGGACGGGCTTGATCCGGAGCATTTGCGGAGCCAGATCGAGCTGCATAAGCCGAAAATGCTGTTCGCAACCCCTAGCTTTACCAATCCAAGCGGCATTTTATGGAGTTTGGAGAGACGCCGCGCAGTATTGGATTTATGTATCGCATATAACATCTTGATTGTGGAAGATGATTCTTATGGGGATTTGCACTTCCAGAAGCAGGGTGAACACAAGGCTAAAAGATATCCGTCTTTGTATGCACTGGAAAATATCAGCGATGGCGGACATGTGCTTTATATCGGTTCGTTCAGCAAGACCGTTGCGCCCGCGCTGCGGACGGGCTGGGCGGCAGGCAGCCGAGTCTTGATCAGAATGATGTCTGCGGCTAAGCAGATGGCCGATTGGCAGTCGAGCGCATTAAATCAGCGGCTGCTGCATCATTTATTGGATGTGTCTGCGTTTGATCTGCGTGAGCATATCGCGCAGCTGAATCGAGAGTATAACACCCGTCTGAAGCTTATGGTAGAACTGCTAAAGCGGCCTGCTTGGAAGGGCAGCTCCTATGATCTGCCGTCAGGAGGCATGTTCCTGTGGGTCTCACCACCAGAGGGAATGGATGTTATGGCGTTGCTCAAATGTGCGCTAGGTAAGGGAGTGGCTTTTTTGCCAGGTCCGTTATGTAGTGTAGATGGAGTCAGCAATCATCTTCGCCTTAACTTTAGCCATCCCGGTCGGGATGAGCTGCTGCTTGGCATGAACCTGATGAGCGAAGCGGTTAAGGAGTTCACAGCCCGGAGTTAG
- a CDS encoding response regulator transcription factor, giving the protein MMKVWQVVIVGCHPTSMLGTKLILEEEEGLKVLGMYSTWDEGATIVREKNPELVLVDYHMPEGNIESVLLNMKKSSPNSHFVVMTDEDGRELLQPLVELGASGIFSKGASPRQLLQLILGLREGFLSMPLEWIEKGAWPISTFKGLDDVLQLTETEMFIMERIVQGITYDKIALEIAVSRRSIDNYLRKIYVKLDVSTRAQAIEKFALFSRQNRQIYA; this is encoded by the coding sequence ATGATGAAGGTTTGGCAGGTGGTCATTGTGGGGTGTCATCCTACAAGTATGCTGGGGACAAAATTGATTTTGGAAGAGGAAGAGGGGCTTAAGGTTCTGGGAATGTATTCCACTTGGGACGAAGGCGCTACCATCGTAAGGGAAAAAAATCCCGAGCTAGTGCTAGTAGATTATCATATGCCTGAGGGGAATATTGAGAGTGTGCTGTTAAATATGAAAAAAAGCTCACCAAACTCACATTTTGTCGTGATGACAGACGAAGACGGGCGAGAACTGCTTCAGCCCCTCGTAGAACTAGGAGCCAGCGGGATATTCTCGAAGGGAGCTTCTCCCCGTCAGCTTTTACAGCTGATCCTGGGTTTACGGGAGGGTTTTCTTTCAATGCCGTTGGAATGGATTGAAAAAGGAGCTTGGCCGATTTCGACATTTAAAGGATTAGATGATGTTCTGCAACTGACGGAGACAGAGATGTTTATCATGGAGCGAATCGTTCAAGGGATTACCTACGATAAAATTGCGCTTGAAATTGCGGTAAGCCGTCGGTCCATTGATAATTATTTGCGCAAAATCTATGTAAAGCTCGATGTTTCGACCCGGGCACAAGCGATTGAGAAATTCGCGCTCTTCTCAAGACAAAACAGGCAAATCTACGCCTAA
- a CDS encoding phosphodiester glycosidase family protein gives MMTPVKRVNRFFMLLTAPFIGLFICMSWYRPPLQLDLDVGQFSPSSGPVNETASLKKELTLAEASAAYTIDAVSASAKLYKETTTTMNKLVETAKTQANRPELIYNRRISAKLGIPSEIVTSDRIRVELYRLNPGNYKAYALKIKLKDPTAMKMSLAETASGAETTMHAVQRNGAIAGINAGGFADQSGKRYPLSTTVVDGKYLYGFEPTYKDLSFVGLNKSGQLIGGKFYSRAQLDQLDPVFGATFVPVLLKNNIKTPIPEKWKTSPNRAPRTVIGKYKDDQILLFVADGYNEYGSSGAQLEEIQNKLSNMGLVDAYNLDGGGSSSLIFNGRVINKPSDGNLRAVPTNFLFFK, from the coding sequence ATGATGACGCCAGTCAAAAGAGTAAATCGCTTCTTCATGCTTCTAACTGCACCGTTCATAGGCTTGTTTATATGTATGTCGTGGTATCGACCACCGCTACAGCTAGACCTTGATGTAGGACAATTCTCACCAAGCTCTGGGCCAGTGAATGAAACAGCTTCCTTAAAAAAAGAGCTGACTCTGGCAGAGGCCTCCGCAGCTTACACCATTGATGCTGTCAGCGCTAGTGCCAAGCTATATAAAGAGACTACCACTACGATGAATAAGCTGGTCGAAACAGCAAAGACTCAGGCGAACCGGCCTGAACTGATCTATAACCGCAGGATTTCAGCCAAGCTTGGTATACCTTCAGAGATTGTTACCAGCGACCGTATAAGAGTTGAGTTATATCGATTGAATCCAGGAAACTACAAAGCTTATGCGTTGAAAATCAAATTGAAGGACCCGACCGCTATGAAGATGAGCTTGGCGGAGACAGCCTCCGGTGCGGAAACTACTATGCATGCCGTACAGCGTAATGGTGCCATTGCTGGTATTAATGCGGGCGGCTTTGCAGATCAATCCGGAAAACGTTATCCCTTAAGCACAACTGTAGTGGATGGAAAGTATTTATACGGTTTTGAGCCAACGTACAAGGACCTAAGTTTTGTTGGGCTGAACAAATCCGGGCAATTAATCGGCGGGAAATTCTACAGTCGCGCACAATTAGATCAGCTAGATCCGGTATTCGGCGCCACCTTTGTGCCTGTCCTCCTTAAAAACAACATTAAAACACCCATACCCGAAAAGTGGAAAACATCCCCTAATCGGGCACCACGTACCGTGATCGGCAAATATAAAGATGATCAGATCCTGCTTTTTGTAGCAGATGGATATAATGAGTATGGCAGCTCTGGTGCACAGCTGGAGGAGATTCAGAACAAATTATCGAATATGGGCCTCGTAGATGCTTATAATTTAGATGGTGGTGGCTCTTCCTCGTTGATCTTTAACGGAAGAGTTATCAATAAACCATCCGATGGAAATCTAAGAGCTGTGCCAACGAATTTCCTGTTTTTTAAATAA
- a CDS encoding bifunctional glycosyltransferase family 2/GtrA family protein: protein MTILIPAYEPDERLLDLILQLHNFQLEPIVLVDDGSGPHYRGIFDMAEAFGCTVLTHEVNLGKGHALKTGFQYIQEVGMPDYVVCADSDGQHLPYDISRIVESLRNQTTPGIVLGSRRFTGSIPLRSRFGNSVTRTVFSLTTGTKIYDTQTGLRGYPISMLDWLCHIPGERFEYEMNMLLTAHKEGYTITEEYIDTVYLDDNKSSHFRPLMDSFRIYLPILMFSTSSLLSALLDFTLLFLFQSLSHNLFLSVAAARLCSSVFNYSMNRKYVFTGSKRSKIQASLPKYFALVILVLLFNYGLLYFYNEKLIIPLVAAKLLTEASIFLFSYWAQRRFVY, encoded by the coding sequence ATGACTATACTGATCCCAGCCTATGAGCCAGATGAACGACTGCTCGATTTGATTTTACAGCTGCATAATTTCCAGCTTGAACCTATTGTTCTTGTGGATGACGGCAGCGGCCCGCACTACCGTGGAATCTTCGATATGGCCGAAGCATTCGGCTGCACTGTCCTAACCCATGAAGTCAACCTCGGAAAAGGACATGCTCTGAAGACAGGGTTCCAGTATATTCAGGAGGTTGGGATGCCGGACTATGTAGTCTGCGCGGATAGCGACGGCCAACATCTGCCTTATGATATTAGCCGAATTGTTGAATCTCTGCGGAACCAGACTACCCCGGGAATCGTACTCGGCAGCCGCCGTTTCACCGGAAGCATTCCACTGCGCAGCCGCTTCGGCAACTCGGTAACCCGGACGGTCTTTTCCTTAACTACAGGCACTAAGATTTATGATACACAGACTGGCTTGCGCGGCTACCCCATATCAATGCTTGATTGGCTATGCCATATTCCCGGTGAACGGTTTGAATATGAAATGAACATGCTGCTGACCGCCCATAAAGAGGGGTACACCATTACGGAAGAGTACATCGATACCGTCTATCTGGACGATAATAAATCATCCCATTTCCGGCCTCTGATGGACTCCTTCCGGATTTACCTGCCGATACTAATGTTCAGCACTTCTTCGCTGCTGTCTGCCCTGCTCGACTTCACACTCTTATTCCTGTTCCAGAGTCTCAGCCATAACCTATTCCTGTCCGTCGCGGCCGCGAGATTGTGCAGTTCTGTCTTCAACTATTCTATGAATCGAAAATATGTCTTCACGGGCAGCAAACGCTCCAAGATTCAGGCGTCGCTTCCCAAATATTTTGCGCTGGTGATCCTCGTGTTGTTGTTCAACTATGGGCTACTCTATTTCTATAATGAAAAGCTGATTATTCCGCTTGTCGCCGCCAAGCTACTGACCGAGGCTTCAATCTTCTTATTCAGCTATTGGGCGCAACGGAGGTTTGTGTACTGA
- a CDS encoding SpoVR family protein has protein sequence MPSEEINALERAIAEITEIATGFGLDFYPMRYEICPADIIYTFGAYGMPTRFGHWSFGKTFHKMKSQYDFGLSKIYELVINSNPCYAFLLDGNSLIQNKLIVAHVLAHCDFFKNNMRFSMSNRDMVESMSATADRIAGYSVTYGTDAVESFIDSVLAIQEHIDPSLIQPRKLGKTHLLEAKMKELKDAPPGGSKSSNPYDELWNLDKSTTGPQEAPSGNRAFPPEPEKDMVWFIQQYSTVLEDWQRDIMTMLHDEMLYFWPQMETKIMNEGWASYWHQRIVRELDLTEEETVEYAKLNSSVVQPSRQSLNPYYLGLKIFEDIERRWDREKIFEVRELESDTSFIRSYLSKELVNDLDLYVFEKKGPEWKITDKAWENVRDQLVLARVNGGSPYLVIEDADFEKNGELFITHRYESIELDLKYLERTLPHIYSLWGRTVHLQTVVEDKKARFSYDGKKVQRKFI, from the coding sequence ATGCCAAGCGAAGAAATTAATGCGCTAGAGCGGGCAATTGCCGAGATTACGGAAATAGCCACTGGCTTCGGTTTAGATTTTTATCCCATGCGTTATGAAATATGCCCCGCAGATATCATTTATACATTCGGCGCTTATGGAATGCCTACACGATTTGGACACTGGAGTTTTGGAAAAACCTTTCATAAAATGAAATCCCAATACGATTTCGGACTGAGCAAAATATACGAGCTCGTTATTAACTCCAACCCTTGTTATGCCTTCCTGCTGGATGGAAATTCACTGATTCAGAATAAGCTGATTGTTGCCCACGTGCTAGCGCACTGTGATTTTTTCAAAAATAATATGCGGTTCTCCATGTCCAACCGAGATATGGTCGAGAGCATGTCAGCTACTGCAGATCGGATTGCCGGTTATTCTGTAACCTACGGAACTGATGCTGTAGAGAGCTTCATCGATTCAGTGCTGGCTATCCAGGAGCATATAGACCCCAGTCTGATCCAACCACGCAAGCTGGGCAAAACTCACCTGCTGGAAGCTAAGATGAAGGAGCTCAAAGATGCCCCTCCAGGTGGCTCGAAATCATCCAATCCTTATGACGAATTATGGAATCTAGATAAAAGCACTACCGGTCCGCAGGAAGCACCCTCTGGAAATCGTGCTTTCCCCCCAGAGCCAGAAAAAGATATGGTCTGGTTCATTCAGCAATATTCCACTGTTTTGGAGGATTGGCAACGTGACATTATGACGATGCTCCATGATGAAATGCTCTACTTCTGGCCACAGATGGAAACAAAGATCATGAACGAAGGCTGGGCTTCCTACTGGCATCAGCGCATCGTTCGCGAACTAGATCTGACCGAAGAGGAAACAGTGGAATACGCAAAACTGAATTCATCCGTCGTGCAGCCCTCACGGCAAAGCCTGAATCCTTACTATCTGGGGCTGAAAATCTTTGAAGACATCGAACGCCGCTGGGACCGCGAGAAAATCTTTGAAGTACGTGAGCTGGAATCCGATACCTCTTTTATCCGCAGCTATCTATCTAAGGAATTGGTGAACGACCTCGATCTTTATGTTTTTGAGAAAAAAGGTCCCGAATGGAAAATCACCGATAAAGCATGGGAAAATGTACGCGATCAACTGGTGCTCGCCCGGGTCAATGGGGGGTCTCCTTACTTGGTCATTGAGGATGCAGACTTCGAGAAGAATGGTGAATTATTTATAACTCATCGCTATGAAAGCATCGAGCTGGATCTGAAGTACCTGGAGCGCACGCTCCCTCACATCTACTCTTTATGGGGGCGCACAGTTCATCTACAAACAGTTGTGGAAGACAAAAAGGCGCGTTTTTCATACGATGGCAAAAAGGTGCAGCGGAAATTTATTTAA
- a CDS encoding PrkA family serine protein kinase, producing MDIFERIASYRAENDRLAWSGTFKQYIELLRKDPSPAKTAHSRVYDMIKSHGVEDINGRKRYKFFEQEIFGLDRAVEKLVEEYFHSAARRLDVRKRILLLMGPVSGGKSTLVTLLKRGLEQYSRTDAGAVYAIEGCPMHEDPLHLIPLELRPEIEKELGVRIEGNLCPSCQMRLRNDYAGDIEQVKVTRVILSEEERVGIGTFSPSDPKSQDIADLTGSIDFSTITEFGSESDPRAYRFDGELNKANRGLMEFQEMLKCDEKFLWNLLSLTQEGNFKAGRFALISADEMIIAHTNETEYKSFISNKKNEALQSRMIVMPVPYNLRVSEEEKIYAKLIAQSDMSHVHIAPHALRAAAIFSILTRLKESKKQGMDLIKKLRMYDGEEVEGYKEADLKEMQTEYLDEGMSGIDPRYVINRISSALIKGDLQCMNALDVLRAIKDGLDQHPSITKEERERYLNFISIARKEYDILAKSEVQKAFVYSFEESAKTLFENYLDNIEAFCNWSKIRDPLTDEEMEPDERLMRSIEEQIGISENAKKAFREEILIRISAYSRKGKKFEYNNHDRLREAIEKKLFTDLKDIVKITTSSKTPDESQLKRINEVCARLIDGHHYCPICANELLKYVGSLLNR from the coding sequence ATGGACATTTTTGAGCGTATAGCTTCGTATCGGGCTGAGAACGACCGGTTGGCGTGGAGCGGCACCTTCAAGCAGTATATAGAACTGTTGAGAAAAGACCCCTCTCCCGCAAAAACCGCTCACTCCCGCGTTTATGACATGATTAAGTCGCACGGCGTAGAGGACATAAACGGACGCAAACGGTATAAGTTTTTTGAACAGGAGATTTTTGGACTTGATCGTGCAGTCGAAAAGTTGGTCGAGGAATATTTTCACTCTGCAGCACGTCGGCTTGATGTTCGCAAACGGATTTTGTTATTGATGGGACCTGTCAGTGGGGGGAAATCGACCCTGGTCACGCTGCTTAAACGTGGTTTGGAACAGTACTCGCGGACAGATGCGGGTGCGGTATACGCAATAGAAGGCTGCCCGATGCATGAGGACCCGCTGCATTTGATCCCGCTGGAGCTCCGTCCGGAGATTGAGAAGGAACTTGGTGTACGTATTGAGGGCAACTTGTGCCCATCCTGCCAGATGCGTCTGAGAAATGATTATGCTGGTGACATTGAGCAGGTTAAGGTGACGCGTGTTATTTTGTCAGAAGAAGAGCGGGTAGGGATTGGTACCTTTAGTCCATCTGATCCGAAGTCTCAGGATATCGCTGATTTGACAGGAAGTATTGATTTTTCGACCATTACTGAATTTGGTTCGGAATCTGATCCGCGTGCCTACCGTTTTGATGGTGAGTTGAACAAGGCTAACCGTGGGCTGATGGAATTTCAGGAAATGCTCAAATGCGACGAAAAGTTTTTATGGAACCTGCTGTCACTGACGCAAGAAGGCAATTTCAAGGCTGGCCGCTTCGCGTTGATAAGTGCGGACGAAATGATAATTGCTCATACAAATGAAACCGAGTATAAGTCGTTTATTTCTAATAAAAAGAATGAAGCGCTCCAGTCCCGTATGATTGTTATGCCTGTTCCGTATAACCTCAGAGTTTCGGAAGAGGAAAAAATCTACGCGAAGCTGATCGCCCAGAGTGATATGAGTCATGTGCATATTGCGCCACATGCGCTGCGTGCCGCCGCTATTTTTTCCATCCTAACCCGTCTTAAAGAAAGCAAAAAACAAGGTATGGATCTGATCAAAAAGCTGCGGATGTACGATGGTGAAGAGGTCGAGGGCTATAAAGAGGCCGATCTTAAGGAGATGCAAACGGAGTATTTAGATGAGGGCATGTCCGGAATTGATCCGCGTTATGTTATCAACCGCATTTCCAGCGCTCTGATCAAAGGAGATCTGCAGTGCATGAACGCACTGGATGTCCTGCGGGCGATAAAGGATGGCCTGGATCAGCATCCATCGATTACAAAAGAGGAGCGGGAGCGTTATCTGAACTTCATCTCCATTGCCCGCAAGGAATATGATATTTTAGCGAAAAGCGAAGTACAAAAGGCATTTGTCTACTCCTTTGAGGAATCTGCGAAGACACTTTTTGAGAATTATCTAGATAATATCGAAGCCTTCTGCAATTGGTCGAAAATTCGTGATCCGCTGACGGATGAGGAAATGGAGCCGGATGAGCGGTTAATGCGTTCGATTGAAGAGCAAATTGGTATCTCTGAGAATGCAAAAAAAGCGTTCCGTGAAGAGATCCTGATCCGGATTTCCGCGTATTCACGCAAAGGGAAGAAATTCGAGTACAACAACCACGACCGCCTGCGGGAAGCGATTGAGAAAAAGCTGTTCACAGACCTCAAAGATATCGTCAAAATCACCACCTCGTCCAAAACACCTGATGAAAGTCAGCTCAAACGAATCAATGAGGTATGCGCCAGACTTATTGATGGACATCACTACTGCCCAATCTGCGCCAACGAGCTGCTGAAATACGTGGGAAGTCTGCTAAACCGTTAA
- a CDS encoding DUF2161 family putative PD-(D/E)XK-type phosphodiesterase, whose product MAVRHETELYAPLKIFFEKQGYSIKGEVRTCDLVGIREDVEHPLIVEMKKSFNLALLLQGVERLKLSPIVYLAVERVRDKKGAVNQRWGELSGLCRRLGLGLITVIFYKTKAPLVEVLVEPDEKPPAQRSNKRRRERLLYEFRERSGDYNTGGSTRVKLVTAYREKALRVALSLQAAEADAAAAAEKAAAKASLAAAKRSAAGTAEQVPALSSAPESRAAGDAAAREAAAAGTRSGAPSAASSTLPAAVLVAGSAPRSAGITPAELRKRSGVPTAAAMLQNNYYGWFHRVSRGRYTLTPAGHAALVEYAAITSGVPNNSNHPSN is encoded by the coding sequence ATGGCGGTACGACATGAAACGGAGCTGTACGCTCCTTTGAAGATTTTTTTTGAAAAGCAGGGTTACAGCATCAAAGGTGAGGTCCGGACCTGCGATTTGGTGGGGATTCGGGAGGACGTTGAGCATCCTCTGATCGTGGAGATGAAAAAATCATTCAATCTCGCCTTGCTGCTGCAAGGGGTAGAACGGTTGAAGCTCAGTCCCATCGTCTATCTCGCAGTGGAACGTGTCCGTGATAAAAAAGGTGCGGTGAACCAGCGCTGGGGCGAGCTTAGCGGGTTATGCCGCCGGCTCGGTCTTGGGTTGATCACCGTTATCTTTTATAAGACCAAAGCACCGCTGGTCGAGGTGCTTGTAGAGCCAGACGAGAAGCCGCCTGCGCAGCGCAGCAACAAGCGGCGGCGCGAGCGCCTGCTCTATGAGTTCCGCGAGCGCAGCGGAGACTACAACACCGGCGGCAGCACGCGCGTCAAGCTCGTGACGGCCTACCGTGAGAAAGCGCTGCGTGTCGCGCTTTCTCTGCAAGCAGCGGAGGCGGACGCCGCCGCCGCTGCAGAGAAGGCAGCTGCGAAGGCTTCGCTCGCAGCTGCCAAACGTTCAGCGGCGGGCACCGCTGAACAGGTTCCGGCGCTGAGCTCAGCGCCGGAGAGCCGTGCTGCCGGGGACGCGGCAGCACGGGAGGCAGCGGCGGCAGGCACGCGAAGCGGTGCCCCTAGCGCTGCCTCAAGCACGCTTCCAGCGGCCGTATTGGTCGCAGGAAGCGCTCCCCGCTCAGCCGGCATCACTCCGGCCGAGCTGCGGAAGCGTAGCGGCGTACCCACCGCCGCCGCTATGCTTCAGAACAACTACTACGGCTGGTTTCACCGGGTAAGCCGTGGGCGTTATACCCTAACCCCAGCCGGTCATGCGGCGCTGGTTGAATATGCCGCGATAACAAGCGGCGTACCCAATAACAGCAATCATCCCAGTAATTAG
- a CDS encoding AbrB/MazE/SpoVT family DNA-binding domain-containing protein, protein MKPAGVVRKVDQLGRIVLPKSLRKRYQMNEGDPVEILVQGDHIILERYRPKCVFCGSMDGVSEYKDRYICSACLSEMTQLPRHA, encoded by the coding sequence ATGAAACCTGCTGGTGTAGTTCGCAAAGTGGATCAGTTGGGTAGAATTGTTCTGCCTAAGTCCCTGCGTAAAAGGTATCAGATGAATGAAGGCGACCCGGTTGAAATTTTGGTACAGGGTGACCATATCATCTTGGAGCGTTACCGTCCAAAATGTGTTTTCTGTGGATCAATGGATGGTGTAAGCGAATATAAAGATCGTTATATTTGTTCTGCATGCCTTTCGGAAATGACTCAATTGCCAAGACATGCCTAA
- a CDS encoding AraC family transcriptional regulator, with translation MLHLNYSKDIEKCVEYIEAHIKENITVEEIATEVGYSVYHFCRVFSLCKEMSVMEYVRSRKLSLASIELFAGKKIIDIALDYGFETQSGFTKAFRKTFGYSPTQYAARMDGFSKGNSIFDIGGYIMNPVFVRKPAFKVAGYGIQTNVAGSMYTKDIASFWSHYEGENLESKMYKILNPPKHGEVGLCIPSSDNGNATYLLGVIVEDYSKVEADMLTMDVPEAEYAVFTTPPVDTSTDTEQIQFAQVIKSSWKYIFEEWFKDSGYVYDETKLDFEFYDERCHSRPDTVMEIYVPVKKLTE, from the coding sequence GTGCTGCACTTGAATTACAGTAAAGATATAGAAAAATGTGTTGAATATATAGAAGCTCATATCAAAGAAAATATAACGGTGGAAGAAATAGCGACTGAGGTCGGATATTCGGTGTATCATTTTTGCCGAGTGTTCAGCTTGTGCAAGGAAATGTCTGTGATGGAATATGTGCGGAGCCGAAAATTATCCTTAGCCTCAATTGAATTATTTGCTGGAAAAAAGATCATTGATATTGCGCTGGACTATGGTTTTGAAACACAAAGTGGCTTTACTAAAGCTTTTCGCAAAACCTTTGGTTATAGTCCGACACAATATGCGGCGCGGATGGATGGGTTTAGTAAAGGAAATTCAATATTTGATATCGGAGGTTATATTATGAATCCTGTTTTTGTTCGTAAGCCTGCTTTTAAGGTGGCTGGTTATGGTATCCAAACTAATGTTGCGGGTAGTATGTACACTAAGGATATTGCTTCTTTTTGGAGCCATTATGAGGGTGAAAACCTGGAGTCCAAAATGTATAAAATACTAAACCCGCCTAAACACGGAGAAGTTGGTTTATGTATTCCGTCTTCAGATAACGGCAATGCCACCTATCTTCTGGGTGTTATTGTTGAGGACTACTCCAAGGTAGAAGCTGATATGTTGACGATGGATGTGCCAGAAGCCGAATATGCCGTGTTTACAACACCTCCAGTGGATACTTCAACGGATACAGAGCAAATACAGTTTGCCCAAGTCATAAAAAGCAGCTGGAAGTACATCTTCGAAGAATGGTTTAAGGATAGTGGTTACGTTTATGACGAGACTAAACTGGATTTTGAGTTTTACGATGAACGCTGCCATTCGCGGCCAGATACAGTGATGGAGATTTACGTTCCTGTGAAAAAGTTGACTGAATAG
- a CDS encoding GNAT family N-acetyltransferase produces the protein MIREARADDWKDIEELLEQLGYPNTEMFMQEKIEKLILHPDEELLVFEEDDKVVACISMHYIPQLGLVGETAIISYLVVSNAIRSKGIGRKLEEYCAELARKRNCDNIQVHCHSRRTEAHRFYARQGFVEAPKYFSKSLKESESTF, from the coding sequence ATGATTAGAGAAGCGAGAGCTGATGACTGGAAAGACATAGAGGAATTATTAGAACAGTTGGGATATCCGAATACAGAAATGTTCATGCAAGAAAAAATAGAAAAGCTAATCCTACATCCGGATGAGGAATTATTGGTTTTTGAGGAAGATGATAAAGTGGTAGCTTGTATTTCCATGCATTACATACCCCAATTAGGTCTGGTAGGAGAGACTGCAATTATAAGTTATCTTGTGGTGAGTAATGCCATTAGGAGCAAAGGAATTGGACGTAAGCTTGAGGAGTATTGCGCTGAATTAGCTAGAAAAAGAAACTGTGATAACATTCAGGTTCATTGTCATTCCAGAAGAACTGAAGCGCATAGATTTTATGCTCGGCAAGGGTTTGTTGAGGCTCCAAAATATTTCTCGAAGTCATTAAAAGAATCTGAATCCACATTTTAG